In Bacillota bacterium, a single genomic region encodes these proteins:
- a CDS encoding CarD family transcriptional regulator, whose translation MFNVGDKVVYPMHGAGVIEAVEEREVLGERQKYYILRIPLGDMRVMVPLNSAREVGLRSVISEEDVKKVYEILGGAKTKMSSNWNRRYRANLEKMKSGDVFAVAEVVRNLAYRDREKGLSTGERRMLDNAKQILISELVVAQEAEEAEVQKAIEQVLQ comes from the coding sequence GTGTTCAATGTCGGCGACAAGGTGGTCTACCCAATGCACGGGGCTGGCGTCATCGAGGCAGTCGAAGAGAGGGAGGTACTCGGTGAGAGACAAAAGTACTACATCCTCCGGATCCCTCTTGGCGACATGAGAGTCATGGTTCCACTCAATAGCGCGCGAGAAGTGGGCTTGCGCAGCGTGATAAGCGAAGAGGACGTCAAGAAGGTATACGAGATACTCGGCGGGGCCAAGACGAAGATGTCCTCGAACTGGAACCGCAGGTATCGGGCCAACCTCGAGAAGATGAAAAGCGGCGATGTGTTCGCAGTCGCAGAGGTCGTAAGGAACCTTGCGTACCGGGACAGAGAGAAAGGTCTGTCCACCGGCGAGCGGCGCATGCTCGACAACGCGAAACAGATCCTCATAAGTGAGCTCGTCGTGGCTCAAGAGGCCGAAGAGGCCGAGGTTCAAAAGGCGATCGAACAGGTTTTGCAGTAA
- a CDS encoding PIN/TRAM domain-containing protein translates to MRTFVLDWIIRLLLLAGGSFLGVFVYNVAGGSTPATLGGSGDAGAFVLMASGGGLVGLLVAPVITQWIRRVTSKLESNLHKTPTQDLVVGAFGAIVGLLIAVLLTLPFSQLPYIGVYLPIGFTLFMGYLGMHVAIKKREDLLNLFMAVPRSVERAMTTSRERSVKHQGACGWKVLDTSVIIDGRILDICKSGFIEGTIIVPTFVLEELQRIADSSDPLKRNRGRRGLDVLNSMQKEENVHVQIVDTEPGDGSDVDSRLLRLAADFGAKIITNDFNLNKVAELRGVKVLNINELANALKPVVLPGEEMTVRVIRDGKEIGQGVGYLDDGTMIVIDGGRRYIGEDVGVTVTSVLQTAAGRMIFAKPKAT, encoded by the coding sequence GTGAGAACCTTCGTGCTTGATTGGATAATCCGTCTACTACTCCTTGCAGGCGGGTCATTCCTCGGTGTGTTCGTGTACAACGTAGCGGGTGGGTCAACGCCAGCGACTCTCGGCGGCAGCGGCGATGCGGGTGCGTTCGTTCTCATGGCTTCAGGCGGCGGGCTGGTCGGTCTCCTAGTCGCGCCCGTGATCACCCAGTGGATTCGGAGGGTCACATCAAAGCTGGAGTCTAATCTCCACAAGACCCCCACTCAAGACCTCGTGGTCGGCGCGTTTGGTGCCATAGTCGGGCTTCTCATAGCTGTCCTCTTGACTTTGCCGTTCTCGCAGCTACCTTACATAGGGGTGTATCTGCCAATAGGTTTCACGCTGTTCATGGGGTACCTCGGGATGCATGTGGCGATAAAGAAGAGGGAGGACCTCTTGAACCTATTCATGGCGGTCCCGCGTTCGGTCGAGCGGGCCATGACTACGTCGAGGGAACGCAGTGTCAAGCACCAGGGCGCGTGCGGCTGGAAAGTGCTCGACACCAGCGTAATCATCGACGGCCGGATCCTAGATATCTGTAAGAGCGGCTTCATAGAAGGGACCATCATTGTCCCGACATTTGTTCTGGAGGAGCTACAGCGCATAGCGGACTCATCGGATCCACTCAAGCGCAATAGGGGACGCCGGGGACTCGATGTCCTAAACAGCATGCAGAAGGAGGAGAACGTCCACGTACAGATAGTGGACACGGAGCCCGGCGATGGGTCTGACGTCGACTCGAGACTCTTGAGACTTGCGGCGGATTTCGGTGCGAAGATCATCACAAACGACTTCAACCTGAATAAAGTCGCGGAGCTACGGGGCGTGAAAGTGCTTAACATCAACGAGCTCGCGAACGCACTGAAACCTGTGGTCTTGCCCGGTGAAGAGATGACGGTGCGCGTTATCCGCGACGGGAAGGAAATCGGCCAGGGCGTGGGGTACCTCGACGACGGTACGATGATCGTGATTGACGGGGGAAGGCGCTACATAGGTGAGGATGTCGGAGTCACCGTCACGAGCGTCTTGCAGACCGCCGCCGGTAGGATGATATTCGCGAAACCGAAAGCGACGTGA
- the ispD gene encoding 2-C-methyl-D-erythritol 4-phosphate cytidylyltransferase: protein MSVCALIAAAGAGRRMGAGVNKVYLTLRGEPVLRHTLRAFEVCDRIDDVIVIAAPAEVKWAQAVIGGWGEISKVRKVVAGGATRQESIRLGIQHLDAACEIVAIHDGARPLICPRTIARVVEAARTFGAAVVAVPVTDTTKSVRDGEVVATLDRESLWAAATPQAFLRQTIEDAHRAAAREGIQATDDSSLVEKTGTRVRVVRGESDNIKITTPEDLIVAEALLGARDSQSTRGAFVEQPRMVDASPSRPLSGLAGAEPWTPERRPGPGRVPAIRVGLGFDVHRLVAGRPLVLAGVEIPFDLGLEGHSDADVILHAIADAILGACGLGDIGHFFPDTDPAFAGISSAVILEKVRDVSSEAGFAVINVDATLVADRPKVSRYIGEMRATVARILRLPVERVGIKATTAEGMGFVGRGEGMACFATCGVWETREPSETGVEG, encoded by the coding sequence GTGAGCGTGTGCGCATTGATAGCTGCGGCAGGGGCCGGGCGCAGGATGGGGGCGGGCGTCAACAAAGTGTATCTGACTCTTCGCGGTGAGCCGGTGCTGCGCCACACTCTTCGCGCGTTCGAAGTGTGTGACCGCATTGACGACGTCATCGTCATAGCGGCCCCCGCCGAGGTGAAGTGGGCACAGGCCGTCATCGGCGGCTGGGGAGAGATCTCCAAGGTCAGAAAGGTCGTGGCGGGAGGCGCCACGCGACAGGAATCGATTCGGCTCGGGATTCAGCATCTCGATGCCGCGTGCGAGATCGTGGCCATCCACGACGGCGCGCGGCCTTTGATTTGTCCCCGAACAATCGCGCGCGTAGTGGAGGCGGCGCGCACGTTCGGGGCAGCCGTGGTCGCGGTCCCGGTCACGGATACGACGAAGTCCGTGCGCGACGGGGAGGTCGTAGCCACGTTGGATCGCGAGAGCTTGTGGGCGGCTGCAACTCCCCAGGCGTTCCTCAGGCAGACAATCGAGGATGCGCACAGGGCCGCTGCGCGCGAGGGCATCCAGGCGACTGATGACTCCTCGTTGGTGGAGAAGACAGGGACGAGGGTCAGGGTGGTGAGGGGAGAAAGCGATAACATCAAGATCACCACGCCGGAGGATCTGATCGTCGCCGAAGCGCTCCTCGGAGCTCGGGACTCACAAAGCACGCGAGGAGCATTCGTCGAGCAGCCTCGCATGGTCGACGCGAGCCCGTCGCGACCGTTGAGTGGACTGGCCGGTGCAGAGCCGTGGACACCGGAACGACGCCCTGGCCCTGGTAGAGTGCCTGCGATCAGGGTCGGACTCGGGTTTGACGTGCACAGGCTCGTCGCAGGTAGGCCGCTCGTTCTGGCCGGGGTCGAGATCCCCTTTGACCTGGGACTCGAGGGTCACTCCGACGCGGACGTCATCCTCCATGCCATTGCCGACGCGATCTTGGGGGCATGCGGGCTCGGTGACATCGGGCACTTCTTTCCGGACACCGACCCTGCGTTCGCCGGGATATCCAGCGCCGTCATCTTGGAGAAAGTACGAGACGTTTCCAGCGAGGCCGGGTTCGCGGTCATCAACGTGGACGCCACGCTCGTCGCGGATCGCCCCAAGGTATCCCGGTACATTGGCGAGATGCGCGCGACCGTGGCGCGCATCCTGCGCTTGCCGGTGGAGAGGGTGGGCATCAAGGCGACGACTGCGGAAGGGATGGGGTTTGTCGGGCGTGGCGAGGGCATGGCTTGTTTCGCAACCTGCGGTGTCTGGGAGACACGGGAGCCGTCTGAAACGGGCGTTGAAGGGTAG
- a CDS encoding CBS domain-containing protein, which yields MVVRRIMNANPVTVGPDTPVGELRRVMLNSGTNFLLVTELGTVVGIISDRDLLTPVREGLAARDVMDTNVIKVSDECTVSEACSFLGDSNAPALVVLDSEGELAGVVSPRDVVKGMAGDEDVTKISVEAASIYLVMTRSREYEKYWLEKVRGYGYRGAITQVGASSDRLAAKLRESMIAAAVALGVISEDAREKIAVSNAVRDAYIQLSMINPGLGGGFKMAVVRGDGRVSVAIFGRFGHALVDGPEQLAVGYSVI from the coding sequence GTGGTAGTAAGACGGATAATGAACGCGAATCCGGTCACGGTCGGGCCTGACACGCCTGTCGGAGAGCTTCGGAGGGTGATGCTGAACAGCGGCACCAACTTCCTTCTCGTGACCGAGCTCGGAACGGTGGTTGGCATCATATCCGATAGGGATCTCCTCACTCCGGTGAGGGAAGGGCTGGCTGCTCGGGACGTGATGGATACGAACGTGATAAAGGTGTCTGATGAATGCACCGTGTCTGAAGCATGCTCCTTCCTCGGTGACTCAAATGCCCCTGCCTTGGTAGTGCTGGACAGCGAGGGAGAACTGGCGGGAGTGGTGTCTCCGAGAGACGTTGTCAAGGGAATGGCCGGTGACGAGGATGTTACCAAGATCTCGGTGGAGGCTGCGTCGATATACCTCGTGATGACCCGAAGCCGGGAGTACGAAAAGTACTGGCTCGAGAAAGTACGAGGTTATGGATACAGAGGCGCCATAACGCAAGTGGGGGCGAGCTCCGACCGTCTCGCTGCGAAACTGCGCGAGAGCATGATCGCGGCTGCCGTGGCCCTCGGCGTGATCTCCGAGGATGCGCGGGAGAAGATCGCGGTCTCCAACGCCGTCAGGGACGCTTACATTCAGCTTTCCATGATCAACCCCGGGCTCGGTGGCGGGTTCAAGATGGCAGTCGTGAGAGGCGATGGACGGGTCTCCGTGGCCATATTCGGACGCTTCGGTCACGCGCTGGTCGACGGACCGGAGCAGCTTGCCGTGGGCTACAGTGTAATCTGA
- the murA gene encoding UDP-N-acetylglucosamine 1-carboxyvinyltransferase, whose amino-acid sequence MARLVVSGGRKLSGSVRLTGSKNSALAILAGAALGAEPCVLDNVPNYTDVLAQCQILEELGAKVRFLGPGRAEIDGSSITGHRPSYDLVRRLRASFYAAGLLLARLGIAEVPFPGGDVIGTRGINFHLEGFRSLGAEVLVEHGYVKLRAKRLRGTSFYVGKASHGTTVNMMLAATLAEGTTILENAARDPEIVDLAILLNSMGARIRGAGTSTIRIDGVDRLSSARHEIIPDRLEAGTLAIAAAMTGGDVTIENAVPEHLRTVIIQLQAAGVTVDESQAVVRVRGPERCKAVNVETQPYPGFPTDLQPQFVAMMTRAAGVSAITETRFENRFGYADELRRLGADLQVDRDTIIVRGVEKLTGAPVECPRDIRGGVALLLAGLVAEGDTEIREVHHIDRGYDRIEVKLASLGANVKRFKDGDDP is encoded by the coding sequence GTGGCAAGACTGGTCGTAAGCGGAGGAAGGAAGCTCTCCGGTTCAGTTCGGCTGACCGGCTCGAAGAACAGCGCGCTCGCGATCCTTGCCGGAGCTGCGCTGGGGGCTGAGCCATGCGTTCTCGACAACGTGCCCAACTATACCGACGTCCTGGCTCAATGCCAGATTCTGGAGGAACTTGGGGCCAAGGTCCGGTTCTTGGGACCGGGGAGGGCGGAGATAGACGGCTCCAGCATAACGGGCCACCGACCTTCATACGACCTCGTGCGTCGGCTGAGGGCGTCGTTTTACGCCGCCGGATTGTTGCTGGCGCGGCTTGGCATCGCGGAGGTGCCTTTTCCTGGTGGAGACGTGATAGGAACTAGAGGTATCAATTTCCATTTGGAGGGCTTCAGATCCCTGGGCGCAGAAGTCTTGGTCGAACACGGGTACGTGAAGCTTCGCGCGAAGAGGCTTCGGGGCACTAGTTTTTACGTGGGCAAGGCGAGCCACGGCACGACCGTCAACATGATGCTTGCCGCGACCCTCGCAGAGGGCACCACCATCCTGGAAAACGCAGCTCGCGACCCGGAGATCGTGGATCTCGCGATCCTTCTGAACTCCATGGGTGCGCGCATACGGGGCGCGGGCACGAGCACCATAAGGATCGACGGAGTCGATCGCCTGTCTTCCGCAAGACACGAGATCATCCCCGACAGGCTGGAAGCGGGCACGCTGGCTATCGCGGCAGCCATGACGGGCGGAGACGTGACCATCGAGAACGCCGTTCCGGAGCACCTTAGGACAGTGATCATCCAGCTCCAGGCGGCTGGGGTCACGGTCGACGAGAGCCAGGCGGTTGTGCGAGTGCGCGGCCCGGAGCGCTGCAAGGCGGTCAACGTTGAGACGCAGCCGTACCCGGGGTTTCCCACGGACCTCCAACCGCAGTTTGTCGCGATGATGACGCGCGCCGCTGGGGTCAGCGCTATCACTGAAACACGATTCGAGAACAGGTTCGGGTATGCGGATGAACTCCGCAGGCTGGGCGCTGATCTTCAAGTGGACAGGGACACGATAATCGTGCGCGGCGTCGAGAAACTCACGGGCGCCCCGGTAGAGTGCCCAAGGGACATACGCGGCGGGGTCGCGCTCTTGCTCGCCGGCCTGGTCGCAGAGGGTGACACGGAGATACGCGAGGTGCATCACATAGATAGGGGCTACGACCGTATCGAGGTCAAGCTGGCGTCGCTGGGGGCCAATGTGAAAAGGTTCAAGGACGGGGATGATCCGTGA
- the cysS gene encoding cysteine--tRNA ligase, with the protein MGLRVYNTLTRTKEDFIPRTPGRVDLYQCGITPYDYTHMGHARQYVFWDTVRRYLKWRGFEVFCVQNVTDVDDKIIAKANERGTSPADIAAEYHEDFLDVMDRLGVLRPDAFPKVTEHIQDIIHVIEGLVEKGYAYQVDGDVFFEVTRFPGYGKLSRRSLDEMLAGARVEVDPRKRNAMDFALWKASKPGEPAWDSPWGHGRPGWHIECSALALKYLGNGFDFHGGGDELMFPHHENEIAQSEAYTGEAPFARYFVHHAMLNVGDAKMSKSLGNFFAVRDVLRQYEPGVIRYYFASKHYRSPASYSAEELEAARRSYERLRSTFQAAKRRVAEAGERCGDGTRGSFGSDTASGQPSSGKDSGPSRSAGGDVLAAAASQTRDKFIQGMDDDFNTAVGLAAIHDLARTVNEALHSMGREVSLEGLNRAVDVMQETGDILGLFREEGEAAADAETIGGLVELLVRVRGELRAKKEWALADSIRDGLREMGFVLEDTSSGTLWKRER; encoded by the coding sequence ATGGGGTTGCGCGTGTACAACACGCTTACCAGGACGAAAGAGGACTTCATTCCACGTACTCCGGGGCGGGTTGATCTATACCAATGTGGTATCACGCCGTATGATTACACTCACATGGGTCACGCGAGGCAGTACGTGTTTTGGGACACGGTGCGACGGTATCTCAAGTGGCGGGGCTTCGAGGTGTTCTGCGTTCAGAACGTAACGGACGTGGACGACAAGATAATCGCCAAAGCGAACGAGCGAGGCACCTCACCCGCTGATATCGCCGCCGAGTATCACGAGGATTTCCTCGACGTCATGGATAGGCTCGGCGTCCTGCGGCCCGACGCATTCCCCAAAGTCACCGAGCACATACAGGACATAATCCACGTCATCGAGGGTCTGGTGGAGAAGGGCTACGCCTACCAAGTGGATGGCGACGTGTTCTTCGAGGTGACGCGTTTTCCCGGCTACGGTAAGTTGTCGAGGCGGTCACTCGACGAAATGCTAGCGGGGGCGCGGGTCGAGGTTGACCCCAGGAAGAGGAACGCCATGGACTTCGCGCTCTGGAAAGCGTCGAAGCCAGGGGAGCCCGCGTGGGATAGCCCGTGGGGCCACGGGCGACCGGGGTGGCACATCGAGTGTTCGGCGTTAGCCCTGAAGTACCTCGGGAACGGATTCGACTTCCACGGGGGCGGCGACGAGCTCATGTTCCCCCACCATGAGAACGAGATAGCTCAGTCCGAGGCGTACACGGGCGAGGCGCCTTTCGCACGCTACTTCGTCCACCACGCCATGCTGAACGTCGGGGACGCCAAGATGTCCAAGTCGCTCGGGAATTTCTTCGCCGTGCGGGATGTACTGCGCCAATACGAGCCCGGGGTCATCCGGTACTACTTCGCATCGAAGCACTATCGAAGCCCCGCGAGCTACAGCGCGGAGGAACTCGAGGCGGCCCGGCGGTCCTACGAAAGGCTGCGGTCTACATTCCAGGCGGCGAAGCGACGCGTCGCGGAAGCCGGGGAGCGTTGCGGCGATGGGACGAGGGGATCTTTCGGGTCCGATACGGCGTCCGGGCAACCGTCGAGTGGAAAGGACTCTGGTCCGTCGAGAAGCGCCGGTGGAGACGTTCTCGCAGCCGCAGCGAGCCAAACGCGGGACAAATTCATCCAGGGCATGGACGACGACTTCAATACCGCCGTAGGACTCGCGGCCATCCACGATCTGGCGAGGACTGTCAATGAAGCCCTGCACTCGATGGGCCGTGAGGTCAGCCTCGAGGGGCTCAATCGAGCCGTAGATGTGATGCAGGAGACCGGCGACATTCTTGGCCTCTTCCGCGAGGAGGGGGAGGCTGCGGCCGACGCGGAGACGATAGGAGGGCTAGTCGAGCTGCTCGTGCGAGTGCGTGGGGAGCTGCGAGCCAAGAAGGAGTGGGCGCTTGCTGACAGCATACGAGACGGCCTGCGCGAGATGGGGTTCGTCCTTGAGGACACGAGCTCGGGCACTCTTTGGAAACGTGAGAGATGA
- a CDS encoding ribonuclease III, translating to MVPLNSSSAESVERLPAGVLAYVGDAVYELYVRTCLVRDGRRDLEELHREAVMRVNAKAQARTLAQLDAFLHPDELEIARRARNAHTGRGPGRGPRGATVLDYRHSTGFEAVLGYLYLQGREDRLGEVLEKALSLSDENRGGQAP from the coding sequence ATGGTGCCTTTGAATTCGTCCAGCGCTGAGAGCGTGGAAAGACTTCCTGCGGGTGTCCTGGCCTATGTCGGAGATGCGGTGTACGAGCTTTACGTGCGCACCTGCTTAGTACGAGACGGACGGCGGGACCTCGAAGAGCTGCATCGCGAAGCCGTCATGCGTGTGAACGCAAAGGCACAGGCTCGTACCCTGGCCCAGCTCGATGCGTTCCTCCATCCCGACGAGCTGGAGATAGCGAGACGGGCACGGAACGCCCATACCGGCAGAGGGCCCGGCAGAGGGCCGAGAGGCGCGACTGTCCTCGATTACAGACATTCCACGGGGTTCGAGGCTGTGCTGGGATACCTGTACCTGCAGGGCAGGGAGGATCGGCTCGGCGAGGTGCTGGAAAAGGCGCTCTCCCTGTCAGACGAGAATCGGGGAGGTCAAGCGCCATGA
- the thyX gene encoding FAD-dependent thymidylate synthase has translation MNVVLVSYTPDPERVVAVAARQCYSPLGAAELAEGLSDEKVGELIRTIIEAGHLSPTEHASFTFAIEGVSRALSHQLVRHRIASYSQQSQRYVSERGFGYVTPPSIAADPRARAIFERQMEHARDAYRELVALVPREDARFVLPNACETRLVMTMNCRSLYNFFERRLCERAQWEIRELAREMLRRVRDVAPRLFSWVGPPCEMRGYCPEGKMSCGRAEGTSRCLIAAADLVKDKCDDGTGAEG, from the coding sequence ATGAACGTAGTGCTCGTGAGCTACACACCAGATCCGGAAAGAGTGGTGGCCGTCGCGGCGAGGCAGTGCTACTCACCGCTTGGAGCTGCAGAGCTTGCGGAGGGTTTGTCCGATGAGAAAGTGGGCGAGCTCATCAGGACAATCATCGAGGCTGGGCACCTCTCTCCCACGGAACACGCTTCGTTCACATTTGCCATCGAGGGGGTGAGCCGTGCCCTCAGCCACCAGCTCGTCAGGCATCGCATAGCCTCGTACTCACAGCAGTCACAACGGTATGTGAGCGAGCGGGGATTTGGCTACGTCACTCCGCCGTCCATAGCGGCGGATCCCAGGGCTCGGGCGATCTTCGAGAGGCAAATGGAGCACGCCCGAGACGCGTATAGGGAGCTTGTGGCGCTCGTTCCCAGGGAGGACGCGCGGTTCGTCCTGCCGAACGCGTGCGAGACCCGGCTCGTGATGACCATGAACTGCCGGAGCCTTTACAACTTCTTCGAGCGCCGCCTCTGCGAGCGGGCGCAGTGGGAGATACGCGAGCTCGCCCGAGAGATGTTGCGGCGTGTTCGCGACGTTGCACCGAGGCTCTTCTCATGGGTGGGACCTCCGTGCGAGATGAGGGGTTACTGCCCTGAAGGGAAAATGTCTTGCGGAAGGGCCGAGGGGACGAGCCGGTGTCTCATAGCGGCAGCGGATCTCGTAAAGGATAAGTGTGATGACGGGACCGGTGCGGAAGGATGA
- the rlmB gene encoding 23S rRNA (guanosine(2251)-2'-O)-methyltransferase RlmB — protein MNERGGRPRKSAADLGRGGGEARGGGETRGGKAPEEPVLVGRNPVIEALRSGRSIAKTMIAKGVDPRFATLVKSLAREAGVPVVEVDRAKLDALAAGRRHQGVAAVGAAARHFDVDDLLSRAGEHGLIVVLDGIEDPQNLGAILRTCDAVGAAGVIVPKRRACGLTGAVARASAGAVEYVPCARVANLVREIERLKERGFWVFGADAGAERSIYEADFTGRVALIIGSEGRGISRLLAEKCDALVKIPTLGHVSSLNASVAAAVIMFEALRQREAARGE, from the coding sequence ATGAACGAACGTGGAGGAAGACCACGGAAGTCGGCGGCAGACCTAGGACGTGGCGGAGGAGAGGCGCGGGGTGGAGGAGAGACGCGCGGCGGAAAGGCGCCTGAGGAACCCGTGCTCGTGGGGAGAAATCCCGTCATCGAGGCGCTTCGCTCCGGACGATCCATCGCCAAGACCATGATCGCGAAAGGTGTTGACCCCAGGTTTGCGACGCTGGTCAAGTCCCTTGCGCGTGAGGCGGGAGTTCCTGTCGTGGAGGTTGACAGGGCCAAGCTGGACGCGCTCGCGGCCGGGCGACGTCACCAGGGTGTGGCGGCTGTTGGAGCTGCCGCGAGGCACTTCGATGTGGACGACCTCCTTAGCCGCGCCGGGGAGCACGGGCTCATAGTGGTCCTTGACGGAATAGAGGATCCTCAGAACCTTGGCGCGATCTTGAGGACGTGCGACGCCGTGGGGGCTGCAGGCGTGATAGTCCCGAAGCGCCGGGCGTGCGGTCTCACGGGCGCTGTGGCGAGGGCTTCCGCTGGCGCAGTGGAGTACGTCCCGTGCGCTAGGGTAGCCAACCTCGTCCGAGAGATAGAGAGGCTGAAGGAACGGGGCTTCTGGGTTTTCGGAGCCGACGCGGGCGCTGAACGGAGCATTTACGAAGCGGACTTCACGGGCCGGGTAGCCTTGATCATCGGGTCCGAGGGAAGGGGGATATCGCGCCTACTTGCGGAGAAGTGCGATGCCCTCGTGAAGATCCCGACGCTCGGTCACGTATCCTCGTTGAACGCGTCGGTCGCGGCTGCGGTGATCATGTTCGAAGCGCTGCGCCAGAGGGAGGCGGCGAGAGGAGAGTAG